One window from the genome of Acidobacteriota bacterium encodes:
- a CDS encoding fibronectin type III domain-containing protein, with the protein MHNGTRLPIYALSVSLVRFSVTLAAMAAGLCMAGPAAGQTQPPEAPHVWSVDSRTEAVRVHWWAVTGADSYDVRWKGPGQPYDDNRMTEGIEAPEGVEPHYFYVIRELTNGTLYTVQVRASNGAGNSGWSNERTRRPTMPPDPPVLRLTTGDRSMTATWDAVPDAYYYQLAWSREGHGESDSTNVWSTSHTIENLEPGNYRMTGWTRNAEGNVSEQARHVYAKVRDHVGPGTVGLCGARVGTPTQLSRDAEVDVCWDAGEEIPTGKDVVIEARERYFWDDAQPFRPWKRVARGDSFTACSGGDGTCLQYTRVGWRGLAFEMELRIRRGNTVLGTSPVLKAHMPNSDTNELRSRLSGAVDEDTGRSIDVAKGPFIMQLEFTDPYVYLALPEIVLDLATADFDVTNATVTGVENWGSSSGVYRVSVTPTTLGEPVTIDLPANRVKGVGEGISSSGGNNYTRDNTASNTVVQETAAPGSRGARSGLAPLTAAFEDVPAAHRGSSSLDVRLRFSEDLSTDYPTWQSKAVTVVGGRMLAVKPVNDRSDLWSITVSPESAAPVTLRVGSRGACDGVGAVCTADGRALSNSPSVTIQGPDSGPRPTGSGAGEAAGVVNRAPQAMGTIPPQVLGVDDAELTLDAARYFADEDEDGMTFAARSADPAVAAVSMAGPLLVVTAVGPGTAAVTVTASDAAGLSAEQAFELRVADRWGHAATGDTLAALGRGYLSSVRATLGRRVESRAPEAEMTVAGQRIPLDRSTAREVGVSLVRRLFPRAGSPGGPSWVGQVSPRQAGFGGPALGSPAPGTSALGMPGSGLAGAGARRGLPAGSSSTIRPGHLAVGSPGGLGGLGLFGGGASRVLRRTSVALPLGGVSAGQASDGAAPASPGRRWTVWGQGDVQAFRGGAAGGADASGATYDGNLQTAYAGMDARLNEQWMAGVALARSAGSASCGSGKMKRDPAAI; encoded by the coding sequence ATGCACAACGGAACACGTCTACCCATCTATGCACTATCCGTGTCACTCGTTCGCTTCTCGGTGACCCTGGCCGCCATGGCGGCAGGCCTGTGCATGGCCGGTCCGGCTGCCGGCCAGACCCAGCCGCCGGAGGCGCCGCACGTCTGGTCCGTGGATTCCCGGACCGAGGCCGTGCGGGTCCATTGGTGGGCGGTGACGGGCGCGGACTCGTACGACGTCCGCTGGAAGGGCCCGGGGCAGCCGTACGACGACAACCGGATGACAGAGGGCATCGAGGCACCTGAGGGAGTCGAGCCGCACTACTTCTACGTCATTCGGGAACTGACCAACGGCACGCTGTACACCGTGCAGGTGCGCGCGTCGAACGGCGCCGGGAACAGCGGCTGGTCGAACGAGAGGACCCGCAGGCCGACGATGCCTCCCGACCCGCCGGTCCTTCGGCTGACCACGGGGGACAGGAGCATGACCGCCACCTGGGACGCCGTGCCCGACGCGTACTACTACCAGCTCGCCTGGAGCCGGGAAGGCCACGGCGAATCGGATTCCACGAACGTCTGGTCGACGTCCCATACCATCGAGAACCTGGAGCCGGGTAACTACAGGATGACCGGCTGGACGAGGAACGCCGAGGGGAATGTCAGCGAGCAGGCAAGACACGTGTACGCCAAGGTCAGGGACCACGTCGGACCGGGCACGGTCGGGCTGTGCGGCGCGCGGGTCGGCACGCCGACGCAACTGTCGCGGGATGCGGAGGTCGACGTCTGCTGGGACGCCGGGGAGGAGATTCCCACCGGCAAGGACGTGGTGATCGAGGCGCGCGAGCGGTACTTCTGGGACGACGCGCAGCCCTTCAGACCGTGGAAGCGGGTCGCGCGCGGCGATTCCTTCACGGCCTGCTCCGGCGGCGACGGTACCTGCCTGCAATACACGCGCGTGGGCTGGCGGGGGTTGGCCTTCGAGATGGAGCTTCGCATTCGCCGAGGGAATACCGTGCTGGGGACCTCCCCGGTGCTGAAGGCACATATGCCCAACAGCGACACGAACGAGTTGCGGTCTCGCCTCTCGGGGGCCGTAGACGAGGATACGGGGCGCTCGATAGACGTGGCGAAAGGGCCGTTCATCATGCAATTGGAGTTCACCGACCCGTACGTGTACCTGGCGCTGCCGGAGATCGTGCTGGACCTCGCGACGGCAGACTTCGACGTCACCAACGCCACGGTGACCGGCGTCGAGAACTGGGGTAGCTCCTCCGGCGTTTACAGGGTCAGCGTGACGCCGACGACGCTGGGCGAGCCCGTGACGATCGACCTGCCGGCGAACCGGGTGAAGGGCGTCGGCGAGGGGATCTCCTCGAGCGGCGGCAACAACTACACCCGCGACAACACCGCGTCCAACACGGTCGTGCAGGAGACCGCCGCGCCGGGTTCGAGAGGTGCCCGGTCGGGGCTCGCGCCGTTGACGGCGGCGTTCGAGGACGTACCCGCCGCGCACCGGGGCAGCAGCTCGCTCGACGTCCGCCTCCGGTTCAGCGAGGACCTGAGCACGGACTACCCGACTTGGCAGAGCAAGGCCGTCACGGTAGTGGGCGGCAGGATGTTGGCGGTGAAGCCGGTAAACGACCGCAGCGACCTGTGGAGTATCACGGTCTCGCCGGAGTCGGCCGCGCCGGTGACGCTCCGGGTAGGGTCGCGGGGCGCGTGCGACGGGGTCGGAGCGGTGTGCACGGCGGACGGCCGGGCCTTGTCGAACTCGCCGTCGGTGACGATCCAGGGTCCGGACAGCGGCCCGAGGCCGACGGGATCCGGTGCGGGAGAGGCCGCGGGGGTTGTGAACCGTGCGCCGCAGGCGATGGGGACAATACCGCCGCAGGTGCTGGGCGTGGACGACGCGGAGCTGACGCTGGACGCGGCTCGGTACTTCGCGGACGAAGACGAGGACGGGATGACGTTCGCGGCGCGCAGTGCCGACCCGGCCGTGGCGGCGGTGTCGATGGCGGGCCCGCTTCTGGTGGTGACGGCGGTCGGGCCGGGAACGGCCGCGGTGACGGTGACGGCGAGCGATGCCGCCGGCCTGAGCGCGGAGCAGGCGTTCGAGCTGCGTGTGGCGGACCGCTGGGGGCACGCCGCGACGGGGGACACGCTGGCGGCGCTGGGCCGCGGCTATCTGTCGAGCGTGCGCGCGACGCTGGGGCGCCGCGTGGAGTCGCGGGCGCCGGAGGCGGAGATGACAGTGGCGGGTCAGCGGATACCGTTGGACCGATCCACGGCCCGGGAGGTGGGCGTTTCGCTGGTGCGGCGCCTGTTTCCGCGGGCGGGCTCGCCGGGCGGACCGTCCTGGGTGGGACAAGTATCGCCGAGGCAGGCAGGGTTCGGCGGGCCGGCGCTCGGGAGCCCGGCGCCGGGAACGTCGGCCCTCGGAATGCCCGGGTCGGGACTGGCGGGGGCGGGCGCGAGACGAGGCCTGCCGGCGGGGTCTTCAAGCACGATACGTCCCGGACACCTGGCGGTCGGTTCGCCGGGCGGTCTCGGCGGGTTGGGGCTCTTCGGGGGCGGTGCGTCGCGCGTGCTGCGGCGCACGAGCGTCGCGTTGCCGCTGGGTGGCGTGTCGGCCGGGCAAGCGTCCGACGGGGCGGCCCCGGCGTCGCCGGGCCGGCGCTGGACGGTGTGGGGGCAGGGCGACGTGCAGGCGTTCCGGGGCGGCGCGGCGGGCGGTGCCGATGCCTCGGGTGCGACCTACGACGGGAATCTGCAGACAGCCTACGCGGG